The region ACAGGTTCGCTTGCTGCCGTTCCGACAGGCTTTCAGGATTGCGCCGGGCCAGCTCCTGCTCCGTCGGCGGAGCCCGGAACGGATCGAAGGTCGTCCGGACGGCCTCCTCGATTTGCAGCAATTGCGGACGCGTATCTTGAACCGTGAGCGCAAAGAAGCGGTTCAGACGTGTGACCGCGAGCGCTCCGAGAGAGACAACCTGAGCCGTTTGCGAGAACGCGGCCAGTGCATGGTCCAGCTCGTCGAGCGTCGTGCCGCCGGCGAGCCGGAATGGTGCCTTCAAGGTTGCATGGAATCCGTAGCGTGCCGGCTCGGACACGAGCCCATCCATCGTCGGGTCCGGATCACGCATGGGGCGATTGTCGAAGGCGTCGCGCCCGAGCCATTCGACGGCCCGCACCGTCAGCGGATCGCCCTTGGCGGGGGTGAAGTAGATCGCGGCTCGCATCAGATCACCAGCCTGCGGAGAAGCTGCGAGATAAGATCCATGATCGTGACCGTGATCATGACGATGATCAGGATGGCGGAGGCTTCCGGATAATAGAAGGCACGGACCGACTCGAAGAGTACCTGGCCGATGCCGCCGGCACCAATGATGCCGAGAACGGTCGCCGAGCGGACGTTCGATTCGAGGCGGTAGAGCGAGTACGATATCCAAAGAGGCAGCACCTGCGGGATCACGCCGTAGATCACCTGCTGGACC is a window of Microvirga lotononidis DNA encoding:
- a CDS encoding DUF1045 domain-containing protein; this encodes MRAAIYFTPAKGDPLTVRAVEWLGRDAFDNRPMRDPDPTMDGLVSEPARYGFHATLKAPFRLAGGTTLDELDHALAAFSQTAQVVSLGALAVTRLNRFFALTVQDTRPQLLQIEEAVRTTFDPFRAPPTEQELARRNPESLSERQQANLSRWGYPYVGQEFRFHMTLTNAIGDDETAAKVERLLHSRFDPVLDLPVAIDALALFVEPKPGAPFHVHSRHPLQGGSHPKP